The Lycium barbarum isolate Lr01 chromosome 4, ASM1917538v2, whole genome shotgun sequence nucleotide sequence CTATAGAAGAATTCTGAACTTGAATTCATAATATTCAAATCATGAATGTGCTTCCGATAACTGGAgcttttttaaaacaaaaatcctATCAAATATTGTCACTAGCAATCAAGATCCTGAATTGCACTTATAGGCAAATTTAGAGACATAGTACAACTCAAATCTGCAGATTTCTTCCTTTTAAACACCCTAAACACTTTCACTTTCCCTCTTATTTTAGCCTGGCTAGTCACTGGTAAAATCCCAGTAGTATTAAGTCTTGAAGGCAATATAATATTAGCCATAACATAAAGTTTTTTCGTCGAACGACGTCGTGCTTCTCCTTCTGGAATAACAAATTGCCCAATAGTCTCACCCCCTGCAGAATTAATAGCACCTATAGTACTATCAAAATCGTAACGCCAAAAATTCCTATTTCTCATAAAAAGTTGCGCGGAAAAAATAATTCTGCCATCACCATCGTTCGATATTCTGATGTTTTCGAGCCTTAATTTAGGCGATTTAAATCGAACAAATATGAAAGAAAATACAAGAATAATCCCAGTGAGGAAAATTGTGAAGAGAACAATACTTCTGATTCTGTTTTTCCTTCTGAGATTATTTGAATATTGGAAATTATTGGTAGCTGATTCTGCATCACTTCTTGGCATAATACTTGATGGTGCTAGTGGATATGATTGTGGGTATTTTTCATCCGTTGCCATTGTTACAAATTACAATTGAGAAATTTTGGTcagaaattttgtgtgttgtgaattGAAGTTATAAgggattatatatttatatactatgttTGGATGGAGACACTTTCGTGGAAAATGCTAACAGCCACATATATACGTTTAAGTCTTTGTTTCTAAGTTTTCTTAATTTTCTATGGCTAGACGTGTTGATTTGGAAAAATAGACTTCTAAAGAGCCTCTTAGACTTCAACGATATTGTAATTTTCATTTGACATGGATAATTTCAGCGTAGATAAATATTTTTGGCTTATCCACTCGTTTGATAAATACTCAAAGTAATCAAAATAAACCAAACTTATGACTTTTCGGCTTATAAACTACTTTTGAGTTTGAGCACAAATATCACCAttttatccttgatatattttctCTAATTCTCAAAGTTCTTTCCCAAAACAAAACTGCTA carries:
- the LOC132638065 gene encoding uncharacterized protein LOC132638065, whose amino-acid sequence is MATDEKYPQSYPLAPSSIMPRSDAESATNNFQYSNNLRRKNRIRSIVLFTIFLTGIILVFSFIFVRFKSPKLRLENIRISNDGDGRIIFSAQLFMRNRNFWRYDFDSTIGAINSAGGETIGQFVIPEGEARRRSTKKLYVMANIILPSRLNTTGILPVTSQAKIRGKVKVFRVFKRKKSADLSCTMSLNLPISAIQDLDC